A window from Nitrosopumilus adriaticus encodes these proteins:
- a CDS encoding holo-ACP synthase yields MIEKIGIGIDIIEIHRFNEKPYENNENFYKKIFHNSEIEYCLNNNNSSQSFAAKFAIKESVIKSINEKIEFLDIMTEHQDSKPTVSLLNNLSYNFLVSVSHEKNNAVAVVVSEKR; encoded by the coding sequence ATGATTGAGAAAATTGGAATAGGAATTGACATAATAGAAATTCATCGATTTAACGAAAAACCTTATGAAAACAATGAAAATTTTTATAAAAAAATTTTTCATAATTCAGAAATTGAATATTGTCTTAATAATAATAATTCATCACAATCATTTGCTGCAAAATTTGCAATAAAGGAATCTGTTATAAAGTCGATAAATGAAAAAATTGAGTTTCTTGATATTATGACTGAACATCAAGATTCTAAACCAACAGTTTCCTTATTGAATAATCTATCTTACAACTTCCTTGTTTCCGTTAGCCACGAAAAAAATAATGCAGTTGCTGTTGTAGTCTCTGAAAAACGTTAG